One window of the Eucalyptus grandis isolate ANBG69807.140 chromosome 6, ASM1654582v1, whole genome shotgun sequence genome contains the following:
- the LOC120294711 gene encoding uncharacterized protein LOC120294711: MEERCLRLEWSLASQSLKISALESKIAALDAEYDNNVQRLRELKCEVEELEEAEKEKDGFYRAQTGEMKDFKEATNGFVVDCQIRMEELRDKLNEVKEKLSIFGSVS, translated from the exons ATGGAAGAGAGGTGCTTGAGGCTCGAGTGGAGCCTAGCTTCGCAGAGCTTGAAGATCTCGGCTCTCGAATCTAAGATTGCCGCTCTCGATGCCGAGTACGACAACAATGTCCAGCGACTGAG GGAGTTGAAGTGCGAGGTGGAGGAGCTTGAGGAGgcggagaaggagaaggacgGATTCTACCGAGCGCAGACCGGCGAAATGAAGGATTTTAAGGAAGCTACTAACGGATTCGTCGTGGATTGCCAGATTCGCATGGAGGAATTAAGAGACAAGCTAAATGAGGTAAAAGAGAAGCTCTCTATTTTCGGATCTGTGAGCTAA